One region of Sphingomonas kaistensis genomic DNA includes:
- a CDS encoding sacsin N-terminal ATP-binding-like domain-containing protein, whose product MTAYRTTPVSIVEDLQNLLRDRYKSGFPVLKELLQNADDAGAQRLLVCAHAGFQNASNPLLRAPSLIIANDGLVTADHFAAMEKASGGSKGGDAAAVGRFGLGQKAVFHLCDAFVALAWIDSTPAFKVMNPWEEISEAAGTSDAWKHLQASDQKQLVSWAADNGLNGRGMLLVVPLRTSTLCPADGLWLTPQKWTPEHALADMISGEELAPALCCLRTIAIIEFVSLEGVKRLVTIASGASRLSGPDESGPARKLHGSWTDSASQGVRFFGQETWCPGGVAFREKAAEDWPFSHNYRQQRVAAKAEPHGAVIICRSPAVGTAGQLRLRSTVYLPVATIAEAPIAAAAGNVDILLHGYFFVSTSRTQILTTSEAGAEGRWNTALEAEATLPQVLPALADVLPTFGSDDERETVLKALAGTSWWAQKRSAVCRSDALSYVWNGVGGAGWRIVPAAAIRPLPIRSTTPWKLLSAVFPGISDWCAERQTFLAAGPILAAEDCSWTDEELASLVSLAGENAFTHARTAETISSILSSVEVGPLTRDAIALALRTALLGSSRLAPATAARKLLPFLTKHSILPLPASVTNRPLIAALAATGEILPIPADWEAPSPDSKFSSELAVNLLSAAAKFVGDKVAADQAAALITAILRLAPPLRELAMHPTGAKLAIVPVTRVLDRRDLVLSLEEAEQIGAQGFLFDGSPNRGKDLLASAVLEPPTYRLRWQSGGDAVGASSSHISNLLKPLRAAREYGLPEARGELANFLRDEADLSDLRRLCAGDADLPSTAFLVALDRGSSALDDLLTSLLTQRSAVTRALPLDLLERLTRSLKDKIGIESVDVQTLGQWLIEARKDHRLPEISQSTAIALLTSGIKDDVLSQLPVHRTTTGARVSVADGLRRAPKGTVPESLVAHALLLDPWNDPQTLSIEQRLVPTWSEIDQINVALATDTPHIHFDALVASIAEADLTPDIVSALGTARWIPFSTRAVSPGEVLDLHEEVDQTLSAFLGDKLEFPTISRLPQKLQSVLAKLRDAALFPSTAVSLQLASELAKEAGAVGVGPIAASISHWRTLALAKQGVPCSGWPFLAAALRTTEDDAASIELANKLLAPAKEQVGDLLQALAELSGSYEAARAIHLSIFERHGVTLKVGEFVSPDLLLPSVEGTFARADSLALTATGVASGSLLNSTYKRILYGDEHLPLATLGELHAPARGQSSLSEVLEPLRGYCPEEAVLFLLAMLGCDGAVAKVAEAWPAQRTFEAIRDDLISLESLLDRNPGEIADRLAELRFEIVVNHDAQAEVLSVAGASIRVPLDELPRSWLIDCHALEKDRACPQRVMHPFRLSLVPLSINDESEVRPLLEQFVRKLAPALMLPFVVHGDTLVEQLGSYFRHDQTTLEQTCEDLRRVLDFALQGLKKSEATRTALRAFQDTKRKDLDRAQRDLWAFLESEVGSQEVLRSVRQKIEELGYTDGRVLFELFQNADDALRYWRGAGSAGRFHAELERDENGRISTLRVVHWGRPINHPGHPPEEGLRREHDRDLSNMLAIGHSAKEGDGQTGRFGLGFKTVHMLSDSPRLASGSISACIRGGMIPVEWKEGRTLASRHGARGEKPTLIELPIAAHCAESAEKAWQEFQATAPWLVAVAPRIHRIEIGENETHECTSRLLAPGIEMITLAGPAGRNALRIELCDFRLFLGVGRAGPEPIREVRQFWHLVPLDGQDRHGDWVMDGPFPVDPGRSHFAGAVEGHDELFSNLGVVLGERLVELFDTVEANWLDFAAAEKLDEDSRLPFWRKLIEVFARDVQSGGAERHLHKDGGGVGCLLLARPLVPVLDGTNVCAGEVRWRLTGALASQDLFAVISEWPAFLAVAPKMVNEETARLLELLGLSRPLPFKLIDLLQLMLRDGPVTPEIASLLGSALHSESLQRIEFNEQQELRSALRETSFVAQDDTLQPIRALGFLNGDPAEALRAAFAPPSGQLSGLYTGPALELAKLAREQAGGRDDILRRWVATAGSDKKRTRAFLTYLATVDALSIRRLADAAKAWMPQGEALLTWEELDDIPGRESILAALGAWQGPSLPPPSDNPYFSTVDAAAALERIAEWWNQERNELSLAYDRSTYPEGFNFSELAEENDEAWFTMLALATFQTIGRVGRAQSRSFVEKATRDGWWRDLSSVQQTEDLTPFIDRLREWSDPWQDPSFAPWRRCLVDLCTVSRYLSEYRRLFLTLPRALAKEGDISLGTLLTPHRSAVAAKMGIVAAPIAPSLGIGANWLVRELSRKGIYDEAQATRALPYGWSTARRVRTLFRRLDLGMSEHGVDAGRALHERVADLIGDDPARFGGDGDLPLHLITTSDHREIREEILLDAGAAYEIDLSDD is encoded by the coding sequence CACTTATCATTGCGAACGATGGCCTTGTTACAGCGGACCACTTCGCTGCGATGGAGAAGGCCAGCGGCGGAAGCAAAGGGGGTGACGCCGCCGCTGTTGGCCGCTTTGGTCTTGGTCAAAAGGCCGTGTTCCATTTGTGTGATGCGTTCGTCGCGCTCGCTTGGATCGACAGCACCCCCGCTTTCAAGGTGATGAATCCATGGGAGGAGATTTCAGAGGCGGCAGGCACTTCCGATGCATGGAAGCACCTACAGGCATCTGACCAGAAGCAGCTTGTTTCATGGGCCGCAGACAATGGCCTGAACGGGCGCGGGATGTTGCTGGTCGTCCCGTTGCGGACGAGTACTCTCTGCCCCGCCGATGGACTCTGGCTGACCCCACAGAAGTGGACGCCAGAGCATGCCCTCGCCGATATGATTAGTGGTGAGGAGTTGGCGCCAGCCCTCTGTTGCCTACGCACAATTGCCATAATCGAGTTTGTCAGTCTCGAAGGCGTCAAAAGGCTGGTTACCATCGCCTCGGGCGCATCGCGCCTCTCCGGACCAGATGAAAGCGGGCCAGCACGTAAGCTCCATGGATCATGGACAGATAGCGCGAGCCAAGGAGTTCGGTTCTTTGGACAGGAGACCTGGTGCCCCGGCGGCGTTGCCTTCAGGGAAAAGGCGGCGGAAGACTGGCCATTTAGTCACAACTATCGGCAGCAGCGAGTTGCGGCGAAGGCTGAGCCGCATGGAGCAGTCATAATCTGCCGATCCCCGGCCGTTGGCACAGCAGGACAGCTTCGTCTGCGCTCGACCGTCTACCTGCCTGTAGCCACGATCGCTGAAGCGCCTATCGCCGCAGCCGCTGGAAACGTCGACATACTCCTCCACGGCTACTTTTTCGTCTCAACTTCCAGAACGCAAATTCTGACAACATCCGAGGCAGGGGCTGAGGGGCGCTGGAATACGGCTCTGGAGGCTGAGGCTACACTACCGCAGGTTCTACCAGCCCTTGCAGACGTGTTACCCACTTTCGGAAGTGATGATGAACGGGAAACCGTCCTCAAGGCTTTGGCAGGAACATCTTGGTGGGCTCAGAAACGCTCTGCTGTTTGTAGGTCCGACGCCCTTTCTTATGTTTGGAACGGGGTTGGTGGCGCTGGTTGGAGGATCGTCCCGGCTGCAGCCATCCGGCCTCTCCCGATACGCTCGACTACGCCCTGGAAGCTTTTATCGGCAGTGTTTCCGGGCATCAGTGACTGGTGCGCTGAGCGGCAGACTTTCCTTGCTGCAGGCCCAATATTGGCTGCTGAAGATTGCAGCTGGACTGATGAGGAGCTTGCTTCACTCGTAAGTCTTGCGGGTGAAAACGCCTTCACGCATGCGCGCACTGCGGAGACAATCAGTTCAATTCTTAGCAGCGTTGAAGTTGGACCACTTACGCGGGACGCAATAGCGCTGGCACTTCGAACTGCCCTGTTGGGATCGAGCAGGTTAGCGCCAGCGACCGCGGCCCGAAAATTACTACCGTTCCTCACAAAGCACAGCATTCTGCCGCTTCCAGCATCGGTAACCAACCGGCCGCTCATCGCAGCACTCGCAGCAACTGGCGAAATCTTGCCCATTCCAGCCGACTGGGAGGCGCCTTCACCAGATTCAAAGTTCTCTTCGGAGCTCGCGGTAAATCTACTCTCAGCAGCCGCGAAGTTCGTGGGTGACAAAGTCGCCGCCGATCAGGCTGCCGCCTTGATCACTGCCATACTTCGCCTGGCTCCCCCTCTCCGGGAGCTGGCAATGCATCCAACAGGTGCGAAATTGGCCATTGTGCCGGTTACACGGGTTCTTGACCGCCGAGACTTGGTACTCTCCCTCGAGGAAGCCGAACAGATCGGTGCACAAGGCTTCCTATTCGATGGTTCGCCTAATCGCGGGAAAGATCTGCTCGCATCCGCAGTACTGGAGCCGCCGACCTATAGACTTCGCTGGCAGTCAGGTGGCGACGCAGTTGGTGCTAGCAGCTCCCACATTAGTAATTTGCTGAAACCTCTTCGAGCTGCCCGAGAGTACGGCCTACCAGAGGCTCGCGGCGAACTGGCAAACTTCCTGAGAGATGAAGCAGACTTGTCAGACCTCCGCCGACTGTGTGCGGGAGATGCCGACCTGCCCTCCACTGCTTTCCTAGTTGCGCTTGATCGAGGCTCCTCCGCTCTTGATGACCTACTGACTTCGTTGCTGACACAGCGGAGCGCCGTCACGCGCGCGCTTCCTCTTGACCTGTTGGAACGGCTCACGAGGTCGTTGAAGGACAAGATCGGTATCGAATCGGTCGATGTTCAAACATTGGGCCAGTGGCTGATTGAGGCGAGGAAAGACCATCGTCTACCGGAGATCTCTCAGTCGACCGCGATTGCGCTTCTGACCAGCGGAATCAAAGACGATGTGCTGAGCCAACTTCCTGTTCATAGAACAACGACAGGGGCGCGTGTTTCAGTAGCGGATGGATTGCGCCGAGCACCAAAAGGTACAGTGCCAGAAAGCTTGGTAGCGCATGCGCTCTTACTAGACCCATGGAATGATCCACAGACTCTTTCAATTGAACAGAGGTTGGTTCCTACGTGGTCCGAAATCGATCAGATCAATGTGGCGTTGGCCACTGACACCCCGCACATTCATTTTGATGCACTGGTGGCAAGCATCGCAGAAGCTGACCTCACACCGGACATTGTTTCTGCTCTGGGTACAGCTCGGTGGATCCCATTTTCGACACGCGCAGTTTCTCCAGGCGAGGTGCTCGACCTTCATGAAGAAGTAGATCAGACGCTTTCAGCGTTCCTTGGCGATAAACTAGAATTTCCAACGATCTCGCGACTGCCGCAAAAACTTCAGAGTGTCTTAGCGAAGCTGAGGGATGCAGCCTTGTTTCCAAGCACAGCTGTCTCGCTGCAGCTTGCTTCTGAGCTCGCGAAGGAGGCGGGTGCGGTTGGAGTTGGTCCAATCGCAGCCTCGATCAGTCATTGGCGGACCCTTGCTCTGGCCAAGCAGGGTGTGCCCTGTTCAGGCTGGCCGTTCCTTGCAGCGGCGCTGCGCACGACTGAGGATGACGCAGCTTCAATCGAGCTAGCGAACAAGCTTCTTGCTCCCGCTAAGGAACAAGTCGGCGATCTACTACAAGCATTGGCAGAGCTTTCAGGATCATACGAGGCAGCCCGCGCGATCCATCTCTCGATATTCGAACGCCATGGTGTGACTCTGAAGGTCGGCGAATTCGTTTCCCCTGACCTGCTTCTCCCTTCTGTCGAGGGCACGTTTGCACGGGCCGACTCACTTGCGCTCACCGCCACGGGTGTGGCCAGCGGATCCCTATTGAACAGCACGTACAAGCGCATCCTTTACGGTGACGAACACCTACCGCTTGCCACGTTAGGGGAGCTTCACGCACCCGCGCGAGGCCAGTCCAGCCTGTCTGAAGTTCTTGAGCCTCTACGCGGCTACTGCCCCGAGGAGGCCGTTCTCTTCTTATTGGCAATGCTTGGGTGTGACGGGGCCGTTGCGAAGGTTGCTGAGGCGTGGCCTGCGCAGCGCACTTTCGAGGCCATTAGAGATGATTTGATCAGCCTTGAGTCGCTCTTAGATCGGAACCCCGGAGAGATTGCCGACCGCCTGGCTGAGCTACGCTTTGAGATAGTAGTGAATCATGACGCGCAAGCTGAGGTGCTATCGGTCGCCGGGGCCTCGATCCGGGTCCCACTTGATGAACTTCCACGGAGCTGGCTCATCGACTGCCACGCGCTGGAAAAGGACCGTGCCTGCCCACAGCGGGTCATGCATCCGTTCAGACTGTCACTGGTCCCCTTAAGCATCAATGACGAGAGCGAGGTCCGGCCTCTCCTCGAACAATTCGTTAGGAAGCTTGCCCCAGCGCTCATGCTGCCATTCGTAGTTCACGGCGACACACTTGTTGAACAGCTCGGCTCCTACTTCCGCCATGATCAGACTACCCTTGAGCAAACATGCGAAGATCTACGGCGGGTGCTTGATTTTGCTTTACAGGGACTAAAGAAGAGTGAGGCGACCCGAACGGCGCTTAGAGCTTTTCAAGATACCAAGCGAAAGGACTTAGACCGAGCACAGCGGGACCTCTGGGCCTTCCTAGAGTCAGAAGTCGGATCCCAAGAGGTTCTTCGCTCAGTTCGCCAAAAAATTGAAGAACTTGGCTACACTGATGGGCGGGTTCTGTTTGAATTGTTTCAAAATGCGGATGATGCCCTGCGTTACTGGCGAGGTGCAGGCTCGGCAGGGCGCTTTCACGCAGAGCTAGAGCGCGATGAAAACGGCCGTATCTCAACTCTCCGAGTGGTGCATTGGGGACGGCCAATAAATCATCCCGGGCATCCGCCAGAGGAAGGCTTACGGCGAGAACATGACCGCGACCTGTCAAATATGCTCGCGATCGGGCATTCCGCAAAGGAAGGGGACGGTCAGACTGGACGTTTCGGTCTTGGCTTCAAAACGGTCCACATGCTGAGCGACTCTCCTCGGCTTGCAAGCGGCTCCATCTCGGCCTGCATCCGGGGCGGCATGATACCTGTGGAGTGGAAGGAAGGCCGCACTCTGGCTTCTCGCCATGGTGCACGTGGCGAAAAGCCTACTCTCATTGAGCTGCCTATTGCCGCGCACTGCGCAGAATCTGCGGAAAAGGCCTGGCAAGAATTTCAGGCAACGGCGCCTTGGCTAGTCGCTGTGGCTCCCCGCATCCACCGGATCGAAATCGGGGAAAACGAAACGCACGAATGCACCTCTCGCTTGCTTGCACCAGGGATCGAAATGATCACTCTTGCGGGTCCCGCAGGACGGAACGCACTGCGTATTGAACTCTGCGATTTCCGCCTTTTCCTCGGGGTAGGTCGAGCCGGACCGGAGCCTATTCGCGAAGTCCGCCAGTTCTGGCATCTCGTTCCGCTCGATGGTCAAGACCGACATGGCGACTGGGTCATGGACGGTCCTTTTCCGGTTGATCCAGGGCGCTCGCACTTCGCTGGAGCAGTCGAAGGCCACGATGAACTGTTCAGCAATCTCGGGGTGGTGTTGGGTGAGCGGCTTGTCGAGCTGTTCGACACTGTCGAGGCAAACTGGTTGGATTTCGCTGCTGCCGAAAAGCTGGATGAAGACTCTCGTTTGCCGTTCTGGCGCAAGTTGATCGAAGTCTTCGCTCGTGATGTTCAATCGGGTGGCGCCGAGCGGCATTTGCACAAGGATGGCGGAGGTGTCGGCTGCCTGCTGCTGGCGCGCCCCTTGGTACCAGTCCTCGATGGCACGAATGTTTGTGCCGGTGAAGTACGGTGGCGCTTAACGGGGGCCCTCGCCTCGCAGGATCTCTTCGCGGTTATCTCTGAGTGGCCTGCATTCCTGGCAGTTGCTCCGAAGATGGTGAACGAAGAGACAGCACGCTTACTTGAACTGCTCGGCCTGAGCCGGCCACTACCCTTCAAGCTTATCGACCTGCTCCAACTTATGTTGCGCGACGGCCCCGTCACCCCAGAGATTGCGAGTTTACTAGGGTCAGCTCTCCATTCGGAGAGCCTGCAACGGATTGAGTTCAACGAGCAGCAGGAGCTTCGTAGTGCCTTGCGAGAAACCTCTTTTGTCGCTCAGGACGATACGCTTCAGCCCATCCGAGCTCTTGGCTTTTTAAACGGTGACCCTGCTGAAGCGCTTCGGGCGGCGTTCGCCCCGCCCTCAGGACAGCTTTCCGGGCTCTACACTGGCCCCGCACTCGAGTTAGCCAAGCTTGCACGCGAACAGGCCGGCGGTAGAGATGATATCTTGCGCCGCTGGGTGGCTACCGCAGGCTCTGATAAGAAGCGCACTCGGGCCTTCTTGACCTACTTGGCAACCGTTGACGCGCTCTCGATACGTAGGCTGGCAGACGCAGCGAAAGCCTGGATGCCGCAGGGGGAAGCACTCCTGACATGGGAAGAGCTGGATGACATCCCTGGACGTGAATCGATCCTTGCCGCTCTAGGTGCTTGGCAAGGTCCTTCCTTACCTCCGCCCAGCGATAACCCCTATTTCAGCACTGTAGATGCTGCCGCAGCGCTCGAACGAATTGCAGAGTGGTGGAATCAAGAAAGGAACGAGCTTTCACTCGCGTATGATCGGTCGACTTACCCTGAAGGCTTCAACTTTTCGGAGCTCGCTGAAGAAAATGATGAGGCCTGGTTCACGATGCTGGCTTTGGCCACCTTCCAGACCATCGGACGAGTGGGGCGTGCACAGTCACGTAGCTTCGTAGAGAAAGCCACTCGCGATGGCTGGTGGCGCGACCTTTCCTCTGTGCAGCAAACAGAAGACCTTACGCCTTTTATTGATCGGCTTCGGGAATGGAGTGACCCGTGGCAAGATCCGAGCTTTGCACCCTGGCGCCGGTGTCTTGTCGACCTCTGCACGGTGAGCCGCTACCTTTCGGAATACCGGCGGCTGTTCCTGACACTTCCGCGCGCACTTGCGAAGGAAGGCGACATCAGTCTGGGGACACTTCTTACACCTCACCGGTCGGCCGTTGCAGCGAAGATGGGTATTGTGGCAGCGCCCATCGCGCCTTCGCTAGGCATTGGAGCTAATTGGCTGGTCCGTGAGCTCTCCCGCAAGGGCATCTATGATGAGGCGCAGGCCACGCGTGCGCTGCCTTACGGTTGGAGTACGGCCCGTCGCGTGCGCACTCTTTTTCGGAGGCTTGACCTTGGTATGTCAGAGCACGGGGTCGATGCAGGGCGCGCGCTCCACGAGAGGGTCGCGGACCTGATCGGCGATGATCCCGCACGCTTCGGCGGAGACGGCGATCTACCGCTGCATTTGATCACGACAAGCGATCATCGGGAGATCCGGGAGGAGATACTCCTAGACGCCGGTGCGGCTTACGAGATTGACCTAAGCGATGACTGA